A genomic region of Magnetospirillum sp. WYHS-4 contains the following coding sequences:
- a CDS encoding indolepyruvate oxidoreductase subunit beta: MAKRKATETVTNILVCGIGGQGVMTASEVLAQAALRLGYDVKKTEVAGMAQRGGVVTSHVRFGPKVLSPAIPAGEADLLVGFEPAEALRWCGQLRPTGIAMVNVTRQVPPVVNLGLFDYPAAPVAEMREAGIAVYDFDAGAIARDLGETRMVNTVMLGAIADHLPFPAGALKDIIVERFRERKPALADLNERAFEAGRQAAAKAKG; encoded by the coding sequence ATGGCGAAACGGAAGGCTACGGAAACCGTCACCAACATCCTGGTCTGCGGCATCGGCGGCCAGGGCGTGATGACCGCGTCCGAGGTCCTGGCCCAGGCGGCGCTGCGCTTGGGCTACGACGTCAAGAAGACCGAGGTCGCCGGCATGGCCCAGCGGGGTGGGGTGGTGACCTCGCATGTGCGCTTCGGGCCCAAGGTGCTGTCGCCCGCCATCCCGGCCGGCGAAGCCGACCTGCTGGTGGGGTTCGAGCCCGCCGAGGCGCTACGCTGGTGCGGCCAGTTGCGCCCGACCGGCATCGCCATGGTCAACGTGACCCGCCAGGTGCCGCCGGTGGTCAACCTGGGCCTGTTCGACTACCCGGCCGCCCCGGTGGCCGAAATGCGCGAAGCCGGCATCGCGGTCTACGACTTCGACGCCGGGGCCATCGCCCGCGACCTGGGCGAGACGCGCATGGTCAACACCGTCATGCTGGGGGCGATTGCCGACCACCTGCCGTTTCCGGCCGGCGCCCTGAAGGACATCATCGTGGAACGGTTCCGGGAACGCAAACCCGCCCTGGCCGATTTGAACGAACGAGCCTTCGAGGCCGGCCGCCAGGCGGCGGCCAAGGCCAAGGGGTGA
- a CDS encoding thiamine pyrophosphate-dependent enzyme, with the protein MNVIAKPDTPTRQLMSGNEAIARAVWEAGCRVAAAYPGTPSTEILENLARYKDIHANWATNEKTSLEIVIGASVAGSRAFSAMKHVGMNVASDALMSQTLAGVGGGLVIAIADDVGLSSSQNEQDSRFWGRFGHLPILEPSDSQEAYEMVKAAFDLSERFECPVIVRLTTRICHVKGLVTVGAREERPSQGFRHDSARWVLVPANAKRRLAAQFERDARLLALAEDSPFNRVDEGKDKRIGFVASGPAYMHVKEAFPDAPVLKLGLTCPVPVETVRAFAGTVKALVVAEETEPLVERDLKAAGIACHGKDILPRSGELSPAILLPAVKALLGEPWEPQATLQPQVFPRPPTMCVGCPHLPAYYCLSRLRRQVNIAGDIGCYTLGAGQPWNALDTTTCMGASMGMALGMDLGRAEADKDKAVIGVIGDSTFLHMGMQGLIDIAYNKGNVTILILDNSAAGMTGGQDHAGTGRDAGGQDAPRVDFRKLVEALGVKAERIHVVDPYEMPTLYKHLREEIAIPEPSVIITQRPCVLIDRFHRDPPFKVVEETCTGCSNCLNVGCPAIHVTRRASETRPSGKVVEKSWVRIDTAACTGCGLCPKTCGPKAILPARESLES; encoded by the coding sequence GTGAACGTGATCGCCAAGCCCGACACCCCGACCCGGCAGCTGATGTCCGGCAACGAGGCCATCGCCCGTGCCGTCTGGGAGGCCGGCTGCCGCGTCGCCGCCGCCTATCCCGGCACGCCGTCGACCGAAATCCTGGAGAACCTCGCCCGCTACAAGGACATCCACGCCAACTGGGCGACCAACGAGAAAACCTCGCTGGAGATCGTCATCGGCGCCTCGGTGGCGGGCAGCCGGGCTTTCTCGGCCATGAAGCACGTGGGCATGAACGTGGCTTCCGACGCCCTGATGAGCCAGACCCTGGCCGGGGTGGGCGGCGGGCTGGTGATCGCCATCGCCGACGACGTGGGGCTGTCGTCTTCCCAGAACGAACAGGATTCCCGGTTCTGGGGCCGCTTCGGCCATCTGCCGATCCTGGAACCTTCCGATTCCCAGGAAGCCTACGAGATGGTCAAGGCGGCCTTCGATCTGTCGGAACGTTTCGAATGCCCGGTCATCGTCCGCCTCACCACCCGCATCTGCCACGTCAAGGGGCTGGTGACCGTCGGCGCCCGCGAGGAGCGGCCGTCGCAAGGTTTCCGCCACGATTCGGCGCGCTGGGTCCTGGTGCCGGCCAATGCCAAGCGCCGTCTGGCGGCCCAGTTCGAACGCGACGCCAGGCTTTTGGCCCTGGCCGAGGACAGTCCGTTCAATCGCGTCGATGAGGGCAAGGACAAGCGCATCGGCTTCGTCGCCTCGGGCCCGGCCTACATGCACGTCAAGGAAGCCTTCCCCGACGCGCCCGTCCTCAAGCTGGGCCTCACCTGTCCGGTGCCGGTGGAAACCGTCCGCGCCTTCGCCGGGACGGTGAAGGCCCTGGTGGTGGCCGAGGAAACCGAGCCGCTGGTGGAAAGGGACCTGAAGGCCGCCGGCATCGCCTGTCACGGCAAGGACATCCTGCCCCGGTCCGGCGAACTGTCGCCCGCCATCCTGCTGCCGGCCGTCAAGGCCCTGCTGGGCGAGCCCTGGGAGCCCCAGGCGACGCTGCAGCCCCAGGTCTTTCCGCGCCCGCCCACCATGTGCGTGGGCTGCCCGCACCTGCCCGCCTACTACTGCCTGTCGCGCCTGCGCCGCCAGGTCAACATCGCGGGCGACATCGGCTGCTACACCCTGGGCGCCGGCCAACCCTGGAACGCCCTGGACACCACCACCTGCATGGGCGCTTCCATGGGCATGGCGCTCGGCATGGACCTGGGCCGGGCGGAAGCCGACAAGGACAAGGCGGTCATCGGCGTGATCGGCGATTCGACCTTCCTGCACATGGGCATGCAGGGCCTGATCGACATCGCCTACAACAAGGGCAACGTCACCATCCTGATCCTCGACAATTCGGCGGCCGGCATGACCGGCGGCCAGGATCACGCGGGGACCGGCCGCGATGCCGGCGGCCAGGACGCGCCGCGGGTCGACTTCCGCAAGCTGGTGGAGGCCTTGGGCGTCAAGGCGGAACGCATCCATGTCGTCGACCCCTACGAGATGCCGACCCTCTACAAGCATCTGAGAGAGGAAATCGCGATCCCCGAGCCTTCGGTCATCATCACCCAGCGGCCCTGTGTGCTGATCGACCGCTTCCACCGCGATCCGCCCTTCAAGGTGGTCGAGGAAACCTGCACCGGCTGCAGCAACTGCCTGAACGTGGGCTGCCCGGCCATCCATGTCACCCGGCGGGCCAGCGAGACCAGGCCGAGCGGCAAGGTGGTCGAGAAGTCCTGGGTGCGCATCGATACCGCGGCCTGCACCGGCTGCGGGCTTTGTCCCAAGACCTGCGGGCCCAAGGCCATCCTGCCGGCCCGCGAATCCTTGGAGTCCTGA
- a CDS encoding M23 family metallopeptidase → MSLLRCWPVLLLLAPPALAASGDEGGSPFSPGAPPETLRERGLVATGLKAVYPREAACPEISSPFGSETRYDGSRRPFQAYGGLHSGMDISCPEEGAPLLVIADGTLVHKVAGGRMVGNRVVFRHRPEDTGHPVWLYSAYQHLADMPELEIGAKVTAGQPIGACGRTGTVGGHYGAQGYAHLHLTVYLGPTAEYSTTGRSAIPVGGRFIDPLAIYFGKALDSDAVLAFPEAERIVVLPYRGPDGAPVPAGTRLVWPFACPARRDGPP, encoded by the coding sequence ATGAGCCTCCTGCGTTGCTGGCCGGTTCTGCTCCTACTGGCCCCGCCGGCCCTGGCGGCGTCCGGGGACGAAGGCGGATCGCCGTTTTCGCCCGGGGCGCCGCCCGAAACGCTGCGCGAACGGGGGCTGGTCGCCACCGGGCTGAAGGCGGTCTATCCGCGCGAGGCCGCCTGTCCCGAGATATCCTCCCCCTTCGGTTCGGAGACCCGCTACGACGGTAGCCGCAGACCTTTCCAGGCCTATGGCGGCCTGCACAGCGGCATGGACATCTCCTGTCCCGAGGAAGGTGCGCCGCTGCTGGTCATCGCGGACGGCACCCTGGTCCACAAGGTGGCGGGCGGACGGATGGTGGGCAACCGCGTGGTCTTCCGGCACCGGCCCGAGGACACCGGCCATCCGGTCTGGCTATATTCCGCATACCAGCATCTGGCGGACATGCCGGAACTGGAAATCGGCGCCAAGGTGACGGCTGGCCAGCCGATCGGGGCCTGCGGCCGGACCGGTACGGTCGGCGGGCACTATGGCGCCCAGGGCTACGCCCACCTGCACCTGACCGTCTACCTGGGTCCGACCGCCGAATACTCGACGACCGGCCGTTCCGCGATCCCGGTGGGCGGACGGTTCATCGACCCCCTGGCGATCTATTTCGGCAAGGCGCTGGACAGCGATGCCGTTCTCGCCTTCCCGGAAGCGGAACGGATCGTCGTCCTGCCCTACCGCGGACCGGACGGCGCTCCGGTGCCGGCGGGAACGCGGCTGGTCTGGCCCTTCGCCTGTCCGGCAAGGCGCGACGGGCCCCCTTGA
- a CDS encoding diguanylate cyclase yields MRPEDVPFLQLTFAEAREVVSELEAALDAHRRWLGRFQEMLVCRKDPGKGELREDGHLQGEFGRWYYRGANAYLKLHPLFGEVGRLHRALHKEARRLAKAVDKGKDIKPADYRRFAGAVDEFKRTLRAMFVQPREMLRYFDPLTGIANRYAMLPRLEQELERIRRTGDTGCVVMADLDRFKAVNDTHGHQAGDVVLQAAARFLQNHLRKYDQLYRYGGEEFLLLLPNTLPDQAKRIVERLRRGLARHAVPLDRGPVLKVTASFGIAELNPQETVQAAVEHADAAMYAAKQAGRNCTRLWGEGDSG; encoded by the coding sequence ATGCGTCCCGAGGATGTCCCTTTCCTGCAATTGACCTTCGCCGAAGCCCGCGAGGTGGTTTCCGAACTGGAAGCCGCCCTGGACGCCCACCGGCGCTGGCTGGGCCGCTTCCAGGAAATGCTGGTCTGCCGCAAGGACCCCGGCAAGGGCGAATTGCGCGAGGACGGGCACCTGCAAGGCGAATTCGGGCGCTGGTACTACCGGGGGGCCAACGCCTACCTGAAGCTCCATCCCCTGTTCGGCGAGGTAGGCCGCTTGCACCGGGCGTTGCACAAGGAAGCCCGGCGCCTGGCCAAGGCGGTAGACAAGGGCAAGGATATCAAGCCCGCGGACTACCGCCGCTTCGCCGGCGCCGTGGACGAATTCAAGCGCACGCTGCGCGCCATGTTCGTCCAGCCACGCGAGATGCTGCGCTATTTCGATCCTTTGACCGGCATCGCCAACCGCTACGCCATGCTGCCGCGCCTGGAACAGGAACTGGAACGCATCCGCCGCACGGGCGATACCGGTTGCGTGGTCATGGCGGACCTGGACCGTTTCAAGGCGGTCAACGACACCCACGGCCACCAGGCGGGCGATGTGGTGCTGCAGGCCGCCGCGCGGTTCCTGCAAAACCACCTGCGCAAGTACGACCAACTCTACCGCTACGGCGGCGAGGAATTCCTTCTGCTGCTGCCCAACACCCTGCCCGACCAGGCCAAGCGCATCGTCGAACGCCTGCGCCGGGGTCTCGCCCGCCATGCGGTGCCCCTGGACCGGGGCCCGGTGCTGAAGGTGACGGCGTCCTTCGGCATCGCCGAACTGAACCCGCAGGAAACCGTGCAGGCCGCCGTCGAGCACGCCGATGCCGCCATGTATGCCGCCAAGCAGGCGGGGCGAAATTGCACGCGGCTATGGGGGGAAGGGGACAGCGGATAG
- a CDS encoding ISAs1 family transposase — protein MVYPLDEVLLLCLLAVLAGAETFTDIARFGTKKLELLRRFLPFRDGTPAHDHLDDIFATLDAEKFQQCFVAWVGARTGVPADVIAIDGKTARGSGRKKEGKAAMYFPDCADREGAPMLYFR, from the coding sequence GTGGTGTATCCGCTGGACGAGGTTCTGCTGCTCTGCCTGTTGGCGGTGCTGGCAGGGGCGGAAACCTTCACCGATATCGCGCGGTTCGGCACGAAGAAGCTGGAACTGTTGCGGCGCTTCCTGCCCTTTCGCGACGGGACGCCGGCCCACGACCATCTGGACGACATCTTCGCGACGCTGGACGCGGAGAAGTTCCAGCAGTGCTTCGTCGCCTGGGTTGGAGCGCGAACCGGCGTGCCGGCTGATGTGATCGCCATCGACGGCAAGACGGCGCGGGGTTCCGGCCGGAAGAAGGAGGGCAAGGCGGCCATGTATTTTCCGGACTGCGCGGATCGCGAGGGCGCGCCGATGCTTTACTTCCGGTGA